The Filimonas lacunae genomic sequence GATTGGAGCCATGCACAACAAATGAGAACACACAACCTGTAACAACAACATTCTTTAGCAACTACAGCTACACATGTCCCCCGTCTTGTAGATCTGCTGAGTTAGCAAGTAACAAAACAACTTTATTACTATGTTTAACAATGCATTCAAACGCATGCCATTAAAAAAACGAAACCTTTTTCAAAAACTTTTTCACAGACCATCGCCCGACATTGCTGTAATAGAAATCAACAATTTGCTGGCAACCCTTTCTATCGAAAACATTTCTATATCGGAAATAGCCGCTATTGAAAAAAAGAATAAAGCGTACGCCAAAAAAGATTTCAGAGCACATGTAGCTGCGTTCTATGCCACCTACCTGCAGCATTGCTTAAAAAATCTGTATGTATCTGACACGGAGATTAAACGGTTGAAAATGCTGAAAAAGCTTTTATCATTAGACATGCCTACCATTTTGCAACAACATGCCAAAGTGGGCGATGAGCTGTATCACAAACCCTTTAAGGAAGCGATATCAGACAGTAGCCTTACCCGCTCGGAAACGAGCTTTTTGTTTAAGCTGGAAAAAACATTCCATTAACCCAATATAGTTGCCGCGTGAAGTATCGCTTCCGCGGCAACTACTTTCACAACACCAGATATGAAATGCCCGAAGCCACAACGTTTGTAAACAGCATACACATAACACCCCAAAACTATTAAAACACAGCTACGTAATAAGCCCATGCTATCAACACCAGTTGCATAGGTACTCTAAACCACAAGTAGGATAAACCCGGCCCATCCAAACTGCCCGTCTGGTAATTAATATGATGAATGGCGGCATATATATTAGCAGGCAGCAACAATATAAAAAACACGATCAAAAACCATCCTGTAAAAGCAGTAAAAGCGGGTAATAGCAATAGCAACCCGGCACCTGTTTCTAATATTCCGGTGATATATACCAATGCCACCTTAAAAGGCACTGCTGGCGGCAACATCATGGCCATGCCTTTGGTATAGGCAAAATGCCCTATCGCAGTAAAAACTAACATCATACTTAACCCAATGCGTGCCGCCAGCTGCCATTGCCACGCACCTGTAACCCAACGCGTAATCATTAACGCCAGCAGGGTACCTGTCAGTAATACAATAAATGGTTTCATAGCTGTGTATTTATCACAAATTTCGGCACACACCTGCTTTCAAAAAATGAACCCGGGTTAAGAAATACGTTTGCGAATGCGGCTAAGCGCCTGCGGCGTGATGCCTATATAAGACGCCAGGTATTTAAGTGGTATGTGGGCTATTAAATGCGGCTGTTCTGTAAGCAAATAATGGTATAACTGCTCAGGTGTTTGTGTTAGCAGTAATAATTCCCGGCGCGATTTCTTTAAGAAAAGATCTTCTGCCGCCAAACGCCCGATGGTATTACCTACTGTAGTAGATTGGTAAATAGCCTGTAAATCGGCATAGGTAAGACTCCATAATACCGTATCAGTAATTGCCTGCACATGATAAGTGCAGGGTAATTGCGTTAAAAAAGAATCGTAAGCACTAACAAAGCTGTTTTCAAAAGCAAAGCTGAAAGTAAGATCGTTTTCTTCTCCGGGTATATAAAACCGAATAATGCCTTTTTCTATAAAAGACAGGTGTTGTTCGGTTTTACCGGTAGGCAGTAACACCGTTTTGCGTGTAAATACCCTTTGCACAAGGCGGGATGAAAACTCCTTCCAGTCTGCCTCACTGCACGGGGCCAGCTTTTCCAGGTAATGGCGAATGTGATTCATTACAGTAAGATCGGGCAAAAATGGTAACTCAACAAAGGTGGCAGGCCTTAACCTGCCACCTTTGTTAGTACTTTGCTGCTTACTTAGGTAAATCGTAGTTGATATTCCACCGCATACCAAACTTATCGATGAACATGCCAAAATAAGCGCCCCAGAATGTTTTTTCCAATGGCATTTGTATGGTACCACCTGCCGACAAACCGTTAAACAAACGTTCTGTTTCTTCTTCACTTTCAGTAAACAGGCTTAATGTAAAGTTGTTACCTGCTTCCAGCTTCTGCCCCATCGATTCCAGGGCATCTGTAGCCATCAACACATTGCTTTTACCAATTGGTAAAGCAATATGCATAATTTTTTCACCATCAGCTTTAGACATATCACTGCAACCTGGTGCATCTGCCGGCGCATCTTTAAAACGTTGTAATGCAAGAAATTCACCTCCAAAAACAGACTTGTAAAAATTAAAAGCTTCTTCTGTATTACCCGGAAAATTCAGGTAGGGATTAATTGTTGCCATATGTGTTGATTTTGTATTTTAGAAGAGATAACAAACCTAATTATAACAAAGGAGTAAGGGTTGGGTAAAAACGCCAATATGCAGGGCTATTTCAGACAACCTTTGAAAACGAACAAACAGTGTTGCAAAAACGGACAGTTGCCCCAGGCTAAATCAATACAACCTGTTGTAAACCAACAGTAATACCCTTTGGCATATTTTTCAGGACATAACCACTGTTTTTAAAAACACAGCACCTTATGTTTAGAAATTACCTATTAATAGCCTGGCGCAACCTGGCCAAAAGCAAAGCGGCCTCGTTCATTAATATAGCTGGTTTGGCTGCGGGTTTAGCCGTGGCTGTTTTAATCAGTTTATGGATATGGGACGAACTTTCTTTTAACCATTACCATCAACAGCACGATAAAATTGTGCAGGTAATGCAAACTCAAACCTTTGCAGGCAAAACGCTTACCGGAGAAGCTATTCCTATTCCATTGGATGCAGAACTTCGTAAAAGTTATGGCAGCGATTTTAAATACCTTGTCCTTTCTTCCTGGAACAATCACCATGTACTCAGTAATGGCAATAACACCATATCCCAAACAGGTAACTATATGGATGTAGATGCCCCGGCATTGCTTGGGCTGCATATGCTGGCAGGTAGCTCAAACGACCTGCGCGATCCCAGCGCGGTGTTTCTGTCGCAAGCTACGGCCAAAGCACTCTTTGGCAATACATCCGCTTTAGGTAAAACCCTGAAGCTCGATAATCAGGATGTATTAAAAGTAACAGGCGTGTATGAAGATTTACCCTACAACACAACCTTCCGCAACCTGCAATTCATTGCTACCTGGCAACTGTATGCTGCCGACCCCTGGGTTAAACGTTGTTACACCGATTGGGGCAACAATTCTTTCCAGCTATTTGCACAGCTACAGAACAATATCAATTACCAGCAATCTGCACAACATGTAAAAGACGCTAAGTTAAAAGTGGTGGACAAGGATATGGCCAGCTTTAAACCGGTGATATTGCTACACCCCATGAATCGCTGGCATTTATATGGAGAATTTAAAAACGGAGTAAACATCGGTGGCCGCATACAGTTTGTATGGCTGTTTGGCGGCATTGGTCTTTTTGTATTATTACTGGCCTGCATCAACTTTATGAACCTGAGCACCGCACGCAGCGAAAAAAGGTGTAAGGAGATAGGCATTCGCAAAGCCGTTGGCTCCTTACGATCGCAATTGATTATCCAGTTCTTTTGTGAATCGATGTTAACGGTGTTTCTTGCATTATCCGTTTCAATATTATTGGTGTGGTTAGCTTTACCTGCTTTTAACAGGGTTGCCGATAAACAAATACAACTACCCTGGCTCAATGGCTGGTGCTGGCTTACACTGGCGGTTATGGGTATGATCACCGGATTTATTGCCGGCAGCTATCCAGCTCTATATCTTTCCTCTTTTCAACCCGTAAAAGTTTTAAAAGGCACATACAAAACAGGCTGGAAAGCAGCACTGCCCCGTCAGGTGCTGGTAGTGTTGCAGTTTACGGTTTCTGTGATATTAATAACAGGTACTGTAGTCGTTTTTAAGCAGATAGAATTTGCCAAAAGCCGGCCTACCGGCTACAATAATGCCAACCTGATTTCTATAGAAGCCGAAACACGTGAATTAACCACCCATTTCCTGACTATACGCAACGAGTTACTGAAAACCGGGGCAGTAACAGCAGTAGCTACTTCCGGAAGTCCTGTTACAGGGCTACACAGCAACAGCAGCAGCCTTGAATGGGAAGGCAAAGCACCCGGTATGACCAGCGATATAGGCACTATTAATGTGTCGCACGAATTTGGTAAAACAGTAGGCTGGCAAATCAAAGAAGGCCGTGATTTTTCTTCACAGTTTAGCAGTGATTCTATGTCTGTTATCATCAACGAAGCAGCCGTAGAATATATGGGATTGAAAAATCCTGTAGGCAGCATTTTACGCTGGGGCAAACAAAAAATACAGGTAATAGGCGTAGTAAAAAACCTGCTGATGCAATCTCCTTATTCGCCTGTTAAACAAACTATTTTTTATATAGATGATCGTGATGTGGCCTATTTAAACCTTCGGCTCAACGCAGCATTGCCGGTAAAAGAAGCGTTGACACGCACCGAAGCCGTGTTTAAACAGTTTATTCCCAGCACACCTTTCCGTTACCAGTTTGTGGACGAAGACTTTGCAGCGAAGTTTAACAGCGAAGAACGTATAGGAAAACTTGCCGGCTTTTTTGCCATACTGGCAATATTCATCAGTAGCCTGGGCTTATTTGGTATGGCCGCTTTTGTTACCGAGCAACGTACTAAAGAAATAGGGATTCGCAAAACATTAGGAGCATCAGTTATCAACTTATGGCAGCTGTTATCCAAAGACTTTATGTTATTAGTGTTAATAGCCTTTTTCATCGCTGTTCCCATTGCCTACACCGGCATGCAGCAATGGTTAAGTAATTATGAGTATCGCACCAACATCCCTTGGTGGATATTTTTACTGGCAGGCATCTGCGCTATGGTTACCAGTTTGTTAACGGTAAGTTACCAGAGTATTAAAGCAGCACTTGCCAACCCGGTAAAAAGCCTGAAATCGGAATAATCAGATAAACGCTGTTACAAAGCAGAATAAAGCGTAAAAAAGCAGAGAAGGTTTTTGCTTTTTTACGCTTTATTTTTTATAAATTATACTATAATAAGTAACCATATGAATGAAACCGATCTGCACCACACCAACCCACGCGATTACAGCACTATAAGCCCCTCTGCGAGGGCTTTGTTGTTAATGAAAGGACATACAGATGTTCCCTTTGCCAGGGAAGCCGCTTCCCTGTTATTATATCCCAACAGGTTTGAGCCGGATTATGCCAATCCTGATTTCAAGTTTTGGGCAAGAGTGCTGCACTTTGAAAAAAGGTATAAAAATATTAATCAGTTATTATGGGAAACCTCCGTTCATAACATACTGGAAATATGCTCCGGCTTTTCGTTCCGTGGCCTGGAAGCATTACAAAAGCCCGGCATTCATTATATAGATACCGACCTGCCTGGTATCATTACACTAAAAAAATCACTGATACCCGCCTTACAAACTACTTCACCTGCCCCTGGCAGCCGTTTAGAAATTGTATCAATGAATGCTTTAGACCAGCAGCAGGTACAATATACCAGCTCCCATTTTCACACCGGCCCTGTTAACTTTGTAAATGAAGGATTGTTAATGTATCTGGACAATCACGAAAAAGAACACCTTTGCCAGATTATACGCAGCATATTGCAAAAACGCGGCGGTTACTGGATCACCGGTGATATTTATATTAAGAACAAACACGAGCGTGTAAGCAAACAACTGGATGATCAATTGAACAACTTTTTTGAAGAACACCGCATTACCGAAAAAATGTTTGACAGCTTTGAAGAAGCAGAACTCTTTTTTAACAAGGTAGGTTTTGAAATTGACAAAGAAGCACGTACAGATATTTCACAATTAAGCAGCATGCCCTGGTTACAACAACATGCTACAGAAGCACAATTATTAAAACTACAGAAAGCAGGAAGACTGCAAACCACGTGGCGCTTAAAACCTATCCCTTAAACTTAACATAGGATAAGAAAAAAAGAGAGCAGCATTACCGCTGCCCTCTCTATACATGATACCATAACCCCTTACCTAACGAGGTTGATATCACCTTTTCTAACAACCTCTTCCCCTGTTGTTAAAACTAGTTTTACTGCATAAATATATACCCCTACAGGTTGCTGCTTTCCATTGAAGGTGCCGTCCCAGGCCTTGTTTACATCGGAAGTAGTAAACACCAGTTCGCCCCACTGATTAAATATTTTCAGTTGTATAGTGGCTATTCCATTACCATACACTTTAAACTCATCGTTCTTACCATCGCCGTTAGGCGTAAAGGCATTGGGCACATACACCTCTTTAGCCAGCAATTTGGCACTAGCCAGGCCAGGCGCACTGTTCTGACATTCCTGCTGACCCAACGCAATAACAGAGATAGAAACCGTAGCCTGCTGCGACCCGGTAACTTTTACCGTATGCGTGGTAGCATTGGCTCCCGATCCGGAGCTGGGCGTTTGATACGCACCACCATCTACCGACACTTCATAACCAATAGCGCCAGACACTAAGCCCCAGGTAAAAGTAACCTCATCAATACCAATAGAAGTAGCGGTTACCACAGGTTTGGCAATAGCAGTTAAAGCAGTAGCCGTCACTGCTGTACGGGTGCTCACACATGAGCTGTTGGTGCTGGCCGATACATAATAAGTGGTAGCACCGCTGCTGTAAGGAAAAGTATAACTGGTACCCGTGCCTAAAGAAGTGCCGCCGGTAGCCGCATCAAACCATTCATACACAATTCCGCTTTGTGCATTGTCTACAGTTAATGTTGCCGAACTGCCCGGACATACATTGATATCATCCACCACCGGCGGCGAAGGCGGGTTTACAAAAATTACTTTGGCCTGAGTTACCTCACTGGCACAATTGGCACTGCTTACTGCTACTACATAAAAAGCCGAATCTGACGAAACTGTTCCGGACGTAAAACTGGTACCCGTGCCTATAACCGTTCCACCGGCAGCACTGCTGAACCAATTATAAGTAAGTGCACTATTAGGATCTGTGACCGTTATAGTAGCAGTAGAAGCACCGCACAACTTGGCCGTATCTGTTTTAGGAGAAGGAACCTTCGGTAATATAATTACTTTCACTGGTGTACGTTCACCCACACATCCAATATTATTGATGCCCCCAACATAAAAAGTAGAATCGCTGGTTACCGTTCCCGTAGTAAAGGTGCCGGTAGCAGAGGTAGCCAATGTGGCTCCCGCCAGTGTAGACCAACCATAGGTAAAGTCGGAAGAAGTATTGGATACCGTTAATGTAGCCGGCCCTACCGCGCATAAAGAAACATCAGCAGCAACAGGTTTGGTAGGTACCGGTGATTTTAAACCACCCACAGCAAATATATAAGTACGAAAGCTACCGCTTCCTGCAATAGTAGAAGAATTATTTTTAAAGCTTATAGATACCAGTTTTTTAAAACAGGGAAGCAAATAATCTTTAAAATACATACGCGGGTTGGTAGAACTGCCATCCCAATCACCGGCAGCAAACGGGCCATTTTGTCTTTTCACACGCCCATAACCCGCTATAGCCACGTTAGTAGTAATATTAAACCAGTCAGAAAAAACCTGGCTGGTAAACTGAGTAGTAGTTCCATCATCAAAGTTAAAAGTAACGGTAAGCGTACTGTTTCCCTCAGTAGAAGTGGCCAGTAATGTAATTCTACCATAAATATCCGGAGTGGTTAATGCCAGCGTACCACTTTCCTGAGTAAGCAGGCTTAAGGTATTATTACCTGTATAACCAGCCAGTTGCCAGGTTCTGGTACCATTGGCAATTAAACCGTCGTTAGGAATACCAAACCAGGTGGGCCCACCATTGGCAGCAGCAAATTGCTTGGTACAAATAACATTATTGGATATAGAAATAGCATCCATTTCTTTGGTAGTAGTAGTAAGACTGCTACTACCTGTACCTTCCGCAATAACATCATGATTAAAGCCTGTGACAGCAATAGGCGAAAAAGTTTGCCCCGAGGCATACGCCGACAATAATAAAAAGAGTAATCCCGATAAGCAGTTTTTCATAAATGACCTGTATAGTTTAAAATATTTCCTGAATCAATATGATAAACTGAAAGTATACAAGCCTGCTTACCCTTCCCATTTTACTCAGGGGACAAAAAAGGGACAACGCATTTGTCCAATTTTTGTCCCTTGAAATACAATCGTTATCTCTTACCTGATTCTATTTTTATAAGTAGCGGACCGCTGATCACATACATCCATTATTAACTGCAAAATCAAGACTGTGTTACAACCCCGACTTACTTTATTAGTTCTATTATTAGTTACGTTGTGTAAAACCTATGCAGCACCAGGGGACACTACCTGGATACAAGCTCACAATAACACACAACTGGATTATTACAACGACTTTGATGTGAATGTTATTTTCCCGAATGGCAATACCAGTTACCGGAAAATAATTATGGAGTTTACGCTGGGCAAGTATCAGTGTGGCACTACTGAACAATATTGCGGCGATTGGGATTATACCGTACAAAATTATCTGATGACCCCAACAGATACTTTTGAGCTATCACGTTTAATTACACCTTATGCCAATGCCAGCTATCCACGCACGCCCTGGAGCTGGAAGCAGCGCTATTATTTTGACGTTACCGATTTTTACCCCGTTTTAAAAAACAATGCGGCCATCCGTTTAAGTTATCACAACTATTCCGGAGGTTTTACGGGCAGTATTCGCTTTGCGTTTATCGAAGGCACACCGCCACGCAACGTAACTGGCATTAAACGCTTATGGAGCGGTGCTTTTGCTTATGGTAAAGCAGGCGATCCGATAGAAAATCATTTCGCTGCACAAAACGTAACCGTACCGGCAGGCACCCAACAGGCTGCTATTAAATTTACAGTAACCGGTCATGGCAGCGATGAAAACTACTGTTCAGAATTCTGTAGTAAATATTATGATGTATATGCCGCCAATAATTTACTGGCACGCAAGTATATTTGGAAAGACAACTGTGGCAGCAACGATTTGTATCCACAGTCGGGCACCTGGGTATATAACAGAGCCAACTGGTGTCCGGGCGAACTCATATACCCTAACATACACCCTATTACAGTGGCAACACCTGGCAGCATTCTTCCCATAGATATTAACTTTCAATCGTATTCAGGCAACGGAGGCGCTTCTTATATAACCGAAACAGGTTTGTTTTTTTATGGCGCTTATAATTATACTACAGATGCTTCCTTAGAACGCGTGGTGGCTCCTTCTGATTATGAAGGCGATTTCAGAGCCAATCCCATCTGTAGCAATCCTGTAGTAGTGATCCGAAACAACGGCTCAGCAACCATCAACAGCATTATCATTGAATATGGTGTAGAAAATTATCCACTAACAACGGATACTATCAGCAACTTAACACTGACTTCACTACAAGACACCACGCTTACTTTACAAACATTACAAGCGCTGCAAACAATTGCCGGTGGCAACACCAGCAAATTTGTAGCACATATTATTAAAGTGAACGGAGCTACTGATGGCTATGCTATTAACAATACGATACAAAGCGCGTTTGTAACTACACCTGATTGGCCGGAGCAATTTAAAGTAGTATTAAAAACTAACAGCAAAGCAACAGAAACGAATTGGCGTATAGAGAATTCGTTTGGAACAGTGATAGCAGCACGTTCACCTGTTGCCGCTAATACTACCTACACCGACGAGATTAAAAACCTGGCCGATGGCTGTTATAAACTGGTAGTAACAGATAATGGTTGTGACGGCTTATACTGGTGGGCCAATACCAGCGCAGGCAAAGGCTACTTATATGCAGCCAACAGTGCAGGTAGCTATCTGCCATTAACTAACGGATTGCCGGCATACCCTGCAACACTTGCCGCCGATTTTGGATGTGGCTATACGCAATATTTCAGAGTAGCATCTACACTACCGGCTTCTCTGCTATGGCTTACAGGAGAAAATGAAGGCAGCACAAATCAACTACACTGGGAAACCAGCACAGAAACCAACACAAGCAATTTTGAATTACAATTTTCTACTCACGACACCGGCTTTGTTACAGTTGCAACCATACCGGCAAAAGGTAACAGCAGCGTAACAAATACTTACACTGCCACACACCAGCCTGCCATAAATGCTTCCATCTATTATTACAGAGTAAAACTGCTGTATAAAGATGGTAATTATAAATATAGTAACATAGTACCACTTATCCCGGTAATAAATTCCGGCGATGCACAAATTACCGATGTAAAACCCAATCCTTTCACCAACATTATCCAGTTTGGCATTACTACATCACAAACCGCATCTGCTAACATACAGTTGTTCGATATCAGCGGCCGTTTACTTTACCGCAATCAGCAAACTTTTCAACCAGGCTACACACCCGTTAGCATAGATAATGTAAGCAGGCTGGCATCGGGCATGTATTTATTAGTGGTGAATATTGGTAATCAAAAGATAACCAGGAAGCTTATTAAATAATGTCACCATATTGTCCCCCCTGAAACAAGGCCATACACAATAGATGATGCAACTTGTAAGCACTACGAAAAACAAATAACACATATACCAGAACTTTTATGAGAAAAATTTCAGCAGTTACGGCAGCGCTGTTGCTTTGGGTAGCCAACCAGGAGGTAAAAGCACAGGTAGATCCCCATTTCACCCAATATTATATATACCCCGGTTGGTTAAATCCGGGGTTAACGGGTGCATTTGATGGCGACTATCGCATTACAGGTATTTACCGCAACCAATGGTCGGGCATTAGCAATGCATTTTCTACACCAGGCATTTCGGCAGATGTGAACACAGGCAAAAATCTAAGCCTGGGCATGAACGTTATGAACCAGACAGCGGGTAGTGGTGGCTACAACTACCTGAACGGTTATTTATCGGTAGCCTATAACGGAATCCGGTTTGGACAAAATGGGGAGCAGATTATTTCCATAGGTTTATCAGGCGGTGTTATCAACCGTAAATTCAACCCTGCCAAATTTAACTATGGCAGCCAATGGAATGGTACTGGCTACGACCCAACCTTGCCCGGCAACGAAACGCTTACCAAAACATCAGCCATGGCGGCAGATATGGGTGCCGGAGTAGTGTATTACGATAGTGCACCCGATAAAAAGGTGAATTTCTTTGGCGGCTTCTCTGCCTTTCACCTGAACCAGCCACAAGATCCGTTTTTAGGAGAAGGTTTTAAAACCAAACTCCCCATTCGTTACACCATACATGGTGGCGCCAAAATTTTCCTGTCCGAAACACTCACTGCTGTACCTAACCTGTTGTATATGAAACAAGGTAATGCAGAGGAAAAAATGGCAGGCGGGTACCTGCAGATTATGGTAAATGATGTTACCGATTTACTGGTAGGCGCCAACTACCGGTTTAAAGATGCCGCAGCGCCTTACGTAGGCGTGTTTTACAATGGCTTTACCTTATCGGCCAGTTACGATGTAAACACCTCCGACCTGGGCAGCATAGCAGGCACCACCAAAGCAGGCAATTTTGAAGTTGCCCTATCCTTCATCGCACCTAAAAACAAAAAACTGAGCCGGGCTTACTTCACCTGTCCGCGCCTGTAAACCTTTACCTGACACCCAACGAAGTATACAATGATAAAACGATACCATATTACAGCTTTATTGCTTCCCGGCATGATGGCATTGCCTTTTATAAGCCTGGGACAGTATAAAGAAGACTATGCGCGCACAGCAGCGCTTTTTTATGCCGGCCACGACTACTATTCTTCTGCTAAATATTACGAGCTGTTCCTGGATAGCAGCGGCAAAACCAAAAGCGCCCGGCAAAATCCTTATGTGATTCAAAAGCAAGGCGATAAATCTAACGAAGAAGAAACCTATAGCAAAAACAAATTACAGGCAGTATATCAACTGGCAGAAAGCTACCGTCAGCTGAACGATTATGAGCACGCCGAAAAGTGGTATGCAAAAACAGCAGTTAATAACAGTAACAATAACTATCCACTGGCTTTGTACTGGTATGGCATAATCCTGCGCGCCAATGGTAAGTATACCGAAGCGGAAAAAGCATTGACACAGTTTTCAAAAACGTATGGTCAAACAGACGCTTATTCACAAAGCGCACGTAAAGAATTAGCTAACCTTTCTTTTATCAAAGCACAGCTGGCAAAAAAAGACAGCATCACTTACGCTATACAAAAACTCAACAGCACAGTGAATCCGAAGGGATTTGCCAACTACGCCCCGGCAGTAAGTGGCAACACAGTGTATTTTACCAGCACACGACGCGACACTGCCGGCAAGGGAAAAGATGCCCCGTATTTCAACAACCTGTACAAGTTTAGCAAAGACAGCAGCGGTACCGAAAAAGCTGGAATTCCAGAGCAAGACAGCTGGGAGCAGGGTGTGGCTTCCATTACTCCCGATGGTAAAAAAATGTACCTTACCCGCTGGCAAAAAAATGCTGAGAACAAAAACATCTCTTCTCTATTCACCAGCGAGTTAACTGCAAATGGCAGCTGGAGTGAACCTAAGGCCGACAGCCTGTTAAATATAGAAGGCTATAACACACAGCAACCTTGTATTACACCGGATGGTAAATACCTGCTATTTGCATCGGACCGGCCCGGTGGCGCTGGTGGCTTTGATATCTGGTACACTCCACTTACCGGCCACAAAAAGGCTAACAATGCAGGTCGGCAAATCAACACCACTGGTAATGAGCAGGCTCCTTTTTATCATCAGCCATCTGCTTCGCTGGTTTTTGCATCAGACAGCAGAACGGGCATGGGAGGTTACGATCTGTATATCACTAATGGCAATATCACTTCCGGTAAATGGACGGCTCCTGAAAACATGGGTTATCCGGTAAACTCCATTAAGGATGATATTTATTTTGCCAGTGCAGGAAGCGATACACTGTTAAAAGAAGCGTGGCTAAGCTCTGACCGTTCTTCTACCTGCTGCCTGGAGCTGTATGCCATTAACACCGTACCACCGCCACCACCACCTGCTGTAGTGGTAACAGTACCGCCCGTGGAAAAACCAGACACAGCTACTACCCCACCGGTTACCAGTGTAGTAGTGAACGACCCACCAGCCAAACCTGTAGAAATAAAAATATATTTCGAGTTTGATGAAAGCATATTAATTCCTGCCGCCTACACCTTGCTGGACTCGCTGGTAACTGTGCTGGCTAAAGCGCCTGCGCTCACCATTGAAATAGCAGGCTAT encodes the following:
- a CDS encoding PorP/SprF family type IX secretion system membrane protein, with amino-acid sequence MRKISAVTAALLLWVANQEVKAQVDPHFTQYYIYPGWLNPGLTGAFDGDYRITGIYRNQWSGISNAFSTPGISADVNTGKNLSLGMNVMNQTAGSGGYNYLNGYLSVAYNGIRFGQNGEQIISIGLSGGVINRKFNPAKFNYGSQWNGTGYDPTLPGNETLTKTSAMAADMGAGVVYYDSAPDKKVNFFGGFSAFHLNQPQDPFLGEGFKTKLPIRYTIHGGAKIFLSETLTAVPNLLYMKQGNAEEKMAGGYLQIMVNDVTDLLVGANYRFKDAAAPYVGVFYNGFTLSASYDVNTSDLGSIAGTTKAGNFEVALSFIAPKNKKLSRAYFTCPRL
- a CDS encoding T9SS type A sorting domain-containing protein — protein: MLQPRLTLLVLLLVTLCKTYAAPGDTTWIQAHNNTQLDYYNDFDVNVIFPNGNTSYRKIIMEFTLGKYQCGTTEQYCGDWDYTVQNYLMTPTDTFELSRLITPYANASYPRTPWSWKQRYYFDVTDFYPVLKNNAAIRLSYHNYSGGFTGSIRFAFIEGTPPRNVTGIKRLWSGAFAYGKAGDPIENHFAAQNVTVPAGTQQAAIKFTVTGHGSDENYCSEFCSKYYDVYAANNLLARKYIWKDNCGSNDLYPQSGTWVYNRANWCPGELIYPNIHPITVATPGSILPIDINFQSYSGNGGASYITETGLFFYGAYNYTTDASLERVVAPSDYEGDFRANPICSNPVVVIRNNGSATINSIIIEYGVENYPLTTDTISNLTLTSLQDTTLTLQTLQALQTIAGGNTSKFVAHIIKVNGATDGYAINNTIQSAFVTTPDWPEQFKVVLKTNSKATETNWRIENSFGTVIAARSPVAANTTYTDEIKNLADGCYKLVVTDNGCDGLYWWANTSAGKGYLYAANSAGSYLPLTNGLPAYPATLAADFGCGYTQYFRVASTLPASLLWLTGENEGSTNQLHWETSTETNTSNFELQFSTHDTGFVTVATIPAKGNSSVTNTYTATHQPAINASIYYYRVKLLYKDGNYKYSNIVPLIPVINSGDAQITDVKPNPFTNIIQFGITTSQTASANIQLFDISGRLLYRNQQTFQPGYTPVSIDNVSRLASGMYLLVVNIGNQKITRKLIK
- a CDS encoding OmpA family protein produces the protein MIKRYHITALLLPGMMALPFISLGQYKEDYARTAALFYAGHDYYSSAKYYELFLDSSGKTKSARQNPYVIQKQGDKSNEEETYSKNKLQAVYQLAESYRQLNDYEHAEKWYAKTAVNNSNNNYPLALYWYGIILRANGKYTEAEKALTQFSKTYGQTDAYSQSARKELANLSFIKAQLAKKDSITYAIQKLNSTVNPKGFANYAPAVSGNTVYFTSTRRDTAGKGKDAPYFNNLYKFSKDSSGTEKAGIPEQDSWEQGVASITPDGKKMYLTRWQKNAENKNISSLFTSELTANGSWSEPKADSLLNIEGYNTQQPCITPDGKYLLFASDRPGGAGGFDIWYTPLTGHKKANNAGRQINTTGNEQAPFYHQPSASLVFASDSRTGMGGYDLYITNGNITSGKWTAPENMGYPVNSIKDDIYFASAGSDTLLKEAWLSSDRSSTCCLELYAINTVPPPPPPAVVVTVPPVEKPDTATTPPVTSVVVNDPPAKPVEIKIYFEFDESILIPAAYTLLDSLVTVLAKAPALTIEIAGYADGKGTEEYNIALSQKRAEACYQYLVQQKHINADRLTIKAYGECCPAEKEFTPDGQDNPAGRKLNRRVEFKVSGVK